In Janibacter alkaliphilus, the following proteins share a genomic window:
- a CDS encoding LUD domain-containing protein: protein MSATFLGIPPFPQAAKGALADTQQRRNLTHATSTIRAKRADVVAEVADWEDLRVQAAAVKDETLTHLEEHLVRLEAELTARGAVVHWARDAEEACRVVAEVARRHEVDELVKVKSMATQEIGLNDALASEGIAAWETDLAELIVQLGDDLPSHILVPAIHRGRAEIREIFRERMAAAGRPAPDDLSDEPAELAAAARQHLREKFLRARMAVSGANFAVADSGTLVVVESEGNGRMCLTLPEVLVSVVGIEKVVPTWGDLDLFLQLLPRSSTGERMNPYTSTWSGITPGDGPQEVHVVLLDNGRTRALADEVGRQALRCIRCSACLNVCPVYERVGGHAYGSVYPGPIGAILNPLMRGVGTPEVDALPYASTLCGACGDVCPVAIEIPDVLVHLRTKVVDAHRDDAVPKPEAVAMAATGWAFGDARRLGLGERVSGLAGRVLGGGLLSGGILGGRAGRGMPGGRRALSWLPFPGSRWTGARDLPVPPGESFRQWWRREGRP from the coding sequence GTGAGCGCCACCTTCCTCGGCATCCCGCCCTTCCCGCAGGCGGCGAAGGGGGCGCTCGCCGACACCCAGCAGCGGCGCAACCTCACGCACGCCACGTCCACGATCCGCGCCAAGCGGGCGGACGTCGTCGCCGAGGTGGCGGACTGGGAGGACCTGCGGGTGCAGGCGGCCGCGGTCAAGGACGAGACGCTGACCCACCTCGAGGAGCACCTGGTCCGGCTGGAGGCGGAGCTGACCGCGCGCGGGGCGGTGGTGCACTGGGCCCGGGACGCCGAGGAGGCGTGCCGGGTCGTCGCCGAGGTCGCCCGCCGGCACGAGGTCGACGAGCTGGTCAAGGTCAAGTCGATGGCCACCCAGGAGATCGGGCTCAACGACGCGCTGGCGAGCGAGGGGATCGCCGCCTGGGAGACCGATCTGGCCGAGCTCATCGTCCAGCTCGGCGACGACCTGCCCAGCCACATCCTCGTCCCGGCGATCCACCGCGGGCGGGCCGAGATCCGGGAGATCTTCCGGGAGCGGATGGCCGCGGCGGGGCGGCCCGCGCCGGACGACCTCAGCGACGAGCCGGCCGAGCTGGCCGCGGCGGCCCGGCAGCACCTGCGGGAGAAGTTCCTGCGGGCACGGATGGCGGTCTCCGGGGCCAACTTCGCCGTCGCCGACAGCGGGACGCTCGTCGTCGTGGAGTCCGAGGGCAACGGACGGATGTGCCTCACCCTGCCCGAGGTGCTCGTCTCGGTGGTGGGCATCGAGAAGGTGGTGCCCACCTGGGGCGACCTCGACCTCTTCCTGCAGCTGCTGCCGCGCTCCTCGACCGGCGAGCGGATGAACCCCTACACCTCGACGTGGTCCGGCATCACCCCCGGCGACGGGCCGCAGGAGGTGCACGTCGTGCTGCTGGACAACGGGCGCACCAGGGCGCTGGCCGACGAGGTGGGGCGGCAGGCGCTGCGCTGCATCCGCTGCTCGGCCTGCCTCAACGTCTGCCCGGTCTACGAGCGGGTCGGCGGGCACGCGTACGGGTCGGTCTACCCGGGGCCGATCGGCGCGATCCTCAACCCGCTGATGCGTGGCGTGGGCACGCCGGAGGTGGACGCGCTGCCCTACGCCTCGACGCTGTGCGGGGCGTGCGGCGACGTGTGCCCGGTGGCCATCGAGATCCCGGACGTGCTGGTGCACCTGAGGACGAAGGTCGTGGACGCGCACCGGGACGACGCGGTGCCGAAGCCCGAGGCGGTGGCGATGGCGGCGACCGGGTGGGCCTTCGGGGATGCGCGGCGGCTGGGGCTGGGGGAGCGGGTCTCCGGGCTGGCCGGGCGGGTGCTGGGTGGGGGGCTGCTGAGTGGGGGAATCCTTGGTGGGCGCGCGGGGCGGGGGATGCCCGGGGGGCGACGGGCGCTGTCCTGGTTGCCCTTCCCCGGGTCGCGATGGACCGGAGCGCGTGACCTGCCAGTGCCGCCAGGGGAGTCGTTCCGGCAGTGGTGGCGGCGCGAGGGTCGCCCGTGA
- a CDS encoding O-acetyl-ADP-ribose deacetylase codes for MATIEAVRGDITTQRVDAIVNAASTALLGGGGVDGAIHRAAGPRLLAECRELRRTRLPDGLPTGQAVATGGHGLPARWVIHTVGPDRRAGQDDPALLASAFRTSLGVAAEVGARTVALPAISAGIFGWGREEVARAAAETVHEHTPETLLLVRFVLFSEELLASFRDALDLD; via the coding sequence ATGGCCACCATCGAGGCGGTCCGCGGCGACATCACCACGCAGCGGGTCGACGCGATCGTCAACGCGGCGAGCACGGCGCTGCTCGGCGGGGGCGGCGTCGACGGCGCGATCCACCGCGCCGCCGGACCGCGCCTGCTCGCCGAGTGCCGCGAGCTGCGCCGCACCCGGCTGCCCGACGGGCTGCCGACCGGCCAGGCGGTGGCCACCGGCGGCCACGGCCTGCCCGCCCGCTGGGTGATCCACACCGTCGGCCCCGACCGGCGCGCCGGCCAGGACGACCCGGCCCTGCTCGCCTCCGCCTTCCGGACCAGCCTCGGAGTGGCTGCCGAGGTGGGGGCCCGCACCGTCGCCCTGCCCGCGATCAGCGCCGGCATCTTCGGCTGGGGCCGGGAGGAGGTGGCGCGGGCCGCCGCCGAGACCGTCCACGAGCACACGCCGGAGACCCTGCTGCTCGTCCGCTTCGTGCTCTTCTCCGAGGAGCTGCTCGCCTCCTTCCGTGACGCGCTCGACCTGGACTGA
- a CDS encoding DUF4011 domain-containing protein — translation MTTAAEPPASSGSPVAAASADWRRELMELGGPNTLIWPARDPDILDLTRAHPGGVAMLLAGREVRLSDLVREPDTLHRLQRKAVRLAAHAEEIAQEHGVHTCFLSMGTATWAVPGQDERPVAPVILRRARLRRLPGGTDFALDLDQRVQLNPALTTYISRALRRDLDADALIARGWRGSGFNPEPIYAALRRDCADLPELRIERRLLVATHPYGKAEALADLTATATKDDPPAALTALAGGPPIAPRERNVATSARHAVLDLPLEQQRVLDRATAGEDLYVEAAPGTDPEGLVAAVLIEAARTSQRVLLLTEKPAVVDTVRARLATVGLAGLLGHVDDPAAEVDPRVITERWPAVETPSAPAARTTTEAEGVTAHVRAIHAVREPWGVSVADAHDAIVALASHRPAPRSRVRLSEDVLAATDQAGRQRIAERLTALAREQAWRPEKADEPWIGARLDTDDEVDEALAAVQRLRSGSLDDLRRVVREVFADVAEPRGVTPGEHGTFLAQIEKVRDTLEVFRSEIFDTPLEPMLQATSDGGDLGLLERRRLRAQARAMLRPGRPPTDLNAALRAADAQRRSWSRLTGGGGRPRIPADIDRAHHAYERVYADLTHLSAVLGDTTEGGELLATPWDELEERLARLARDEEGARTVPRVTPQVDALRADGLGPLLDDLVERRVPAGAVADEVDFVWWMSVRDHVAGLDPDYGQARGTQLEGALTAFADVDRDRVRRNAAEMVARQRGRFRELALSRREVARDVADVADGRRGGPAWRGAFARWGALLHAAAPAWAMSPSVVGQVLPAAERVDLVVIADASRTTLARCAAAIARGHRVLIVGDRAGLPPASWTADAGVHAPTAPGRSIADAAAEALPTVELREVPGTRPPLPVAGIGGDRGGLTPTPVPVLPRPPGLVLVDGRAALDERTGTVATTPAEVEAVLTQVRDRLRRGARSLGVLTFSDAHAAAVTTALATAAAGDAELAAGLDALAEPLLVRTARRWQGEGRDEVVVSVGYGRTTQGRPTTRLGEIGGPVGDRLVRLAATRARRWAVWVSALSAKDVAAAEGERAGVEALRGVLDELAGDPETAPWPSAAKPDGEPTLIADMVARLRADHLAVRTDLDLREHPVAFVVADPEDGGRFTLAVDIDGPPADDLAAAREHGRRRQERLEELGWAYLRLWSTEVYADPARQEARIAHAMRAARQARDDA, via the coding sequence GTGACGACCGCCGCCGAGCCACCCGCCTCCTCCGGCTCCCCGGTGGCTGCCGCGAGCGCCGACTGGCGCCGCGAGCTCATGGAGCTCGGCGGCCCCAACACCCTCATCTGGCCGGCCCGCGACCCGGACATCCTCGACCTCACCCGCGCCCACCCCGGCGGCGTCGCCATGCTGCTGGCCGGGCGCGAGGTCCGCCTCAGCGACCTCGTCCGCGAGCCGGACACGCTGCACCGCCTGCAGCGCAAGGCCGTCCGGCTCGCCGCGCACGCCGAGGAGATCGCCCAGGAGCACGGGGTGCACACCTGCTTCCTCTCCATGGGCACCGCCACCTGGGCCGTCCCCGGGCAGGACGAGCGCCCGGTCGCGCCGGTCATCCTGCGACGGGCCCGGCTGCGTCGCCTGCCCGGCGGCACCGACTTCGCCCTCGACCTCGACCAGCGGGTGCAGCTCAACCCCGCCCTGACCACCTACATCAGCCGGGCGCTGCGCCGCGACCTCGACGCCGACGCGCTCATCGCCCGCGGTTGGCGGGGCAGCGGCTTCAACCCCGAGCCGATCTACGCCGCGCTGCGCCGGGACTGCGCCGACCTGCCCGAGCTGCGCATCGAGCGCCGCCTGCTCGTCGCCACCCACCCCTACGGCAAGGCCGAGGCGCTGGCCGACCTCACCGCCACCGCGACCAAGGACGACCCGCCGGCCGCGCTCACCGCACTTGCCGGCGGCCCCCCGATCGCGCCCCGCGAGCGGAACGTCGCCACCAGCGCCCGGCACGCCGTCCTCGACCTGCCGCTGGAGCAGCAGCGGGTGCTGGACCGGGCCACCGCCGGCGAGGACCTCTACGTCGAGGCCGCTCCCGGCACCGACCCCGAGGGACTGGTCGCCGCCGTCCTCATCGAGGCCGCCCGGACCTCGCAGCGGGTGCTGCTGCTCACCGAGAAGCCCGCCGTCGTCGACACCGTCCGTGCCCGGCTCGCCACCGTCGGCCTCGCCGGGCTGCTCGGCCATGTCGACGACCCGGCCGCTGAGGTCGACCCGCGGGTCATCACCGAGCGCTGGCCCGCCGTCGAGACGCCCTCCGCCCCCGCCGCCCGCACCACCACCGAGGCCGAAGGGGTGACCGCGCACGTCCGCGCGATCCACGCCGTCCGGGAGCCCTGGGGGGTCAGCGTCGCCGACGCGCACGACGCCATCGTCGCGCTCGCCAGCCACCGCCCGGCGCCGCGCTCCCGGGTGCGGCTGAGCGAGGACGTCCTCGCCGCCACCGACCAGGCCGGTCGGCAGCGGATCGCTGAGCGGCTCACCGCGCTCGCCCGCGAGCAGGCCTGGCGCCCGGAGAAGGCCGACGAACCGTGGATCGGCGCCCGCCTGGACACCGACGACGAGGTGGACGAGGCGCTGGCCGCGGTGCAGCGGCTGCGCAGCGGCTCGCTGGACGACCTGCGGCGGGTGGTCCGCGAGGTCTTCGCCGACGTCGCCGAGCCGCGCGGGGTCACCCCCGGCGAGCACGGCACCTTCCTCGCCCAGATCGAGAAGGTGCGCGACACCCTCGAGGTCTTCCGCTCCGAGATCTTCGACACCCCGCTCGAGCCGATGCTGCAGGCCACCTCCGACGGCGGCGACCTCGGTCTGCTCGAGCGCCGTCGGCTGCGCGCCCAGGCCCGCGCGATGCTGCGCCCCGGTCGGCCGCCGACCGACCTCAACGCCGCGCTGCGCGCCGCCGACGCCCAGCGTCGCTCCTGGTCCCGGCTCACCGGCGGCGGTGGCCGCCCCCGCATCCCCGCGGACATCGACCGGGCGCACCACGCCTACGAGCGGGTCTACGCCGACCTCACCCACCTCTCGGCCGTCCTCGGCGACACCACCGAGGGCGGGGAGCTGCTGGCCACGCCATGGGACGAGCTCGAGGAGCGGCTGGCCCGGCTGGCCCGCGACGAGGAAGGCGCCAGGACCGTGCCACGGGTGACCCCGCAGGTCGACGCGCTGCGCGCCGACGGGCTCGGCCCGCTGCTGGACGACCTCGTCGAGCGTCGCGTCCCGGCCGGGGCGGTCGCCGACGAGGTGGACTTCGTCTGGTGGATGTCGGTGCGCGACCACGTGGCCGGCCTCGACCCCGACTACGGGCAGGCCCGCGGCACGCAGCTCGAGGGGGCGCTGACCGCCTTCGCCGACGTCGACCGGGACCGGGTGCGGCGCAACGCCGCCGAGATGGTGGCGCGGCAGCGAGGCCGCTTCCGCGAGCTCGCCCTCTCTCGGCGTGAGGTAGCCCGGGACGTCGCCGACGTCGCCGACGGACGGCGCGGCGGACCCGCCTGGCGGGGAGCCTTCGCCCGGTGGGGTGCGCTGCTGCACGCGGCGGCCCCGGCCTGGGCGATGAGCCCGTCGGTGGTCGGCCAGGTGCTGCCGGCGGCCGAGCGCGTCGACCTCGTGGTGATCGCCGACGCCTCGCGCACCACCCTCGCGCGGTGCGCGGCCGCGATCGCCCGGGGCCACCGCGTGCTGATCGTCGGTGACCGGGCCGGGCTTCCGCCGGCCTCGTGGACCGCCGACGCCGGGGTGCACGCCCCGACCGCGCCCGGCCGCTCGATCGCCGACGCGGCTGCCGAGGCCCTGCCGACCGTGGAGCTGCGCGAGGTGCCGGGCACCCGGCCGCCGCTGCCGGTCGCCGGGATCGGTGGAGACCGCGGCGGCCTCACCCCGACGCCGGTGCCGGTGCTGCCGCGCCCGCCCGGCCTGGTGCTCGTCGACGGACGGGCCGCGCTGGACGAGCGCACCGGCACGGTGGCGACCACCCCGGCCGAGGTCGAGGCCGTCCTGACGCAGGTGCGTGACCGGCTGCGCCGTGGCGCCCGGTCCCTGGGGGTGCTGACCTTCTCCGACGCGCACGCGGCCGCGGTGACCACGGCGCTGGCCACGGCCGCAGCGGGCGACGCCGAGCTCGCGGCGGGTCTGGACGCGCTGGCGGAGCCGCTGCTGGTCCGGACGGCCCGTCGCTGGCAGGGCGAAGGGCGGGACGAGGTCGTCGTCAGCGTCGGCTACGGCCGCACCACCCAGGGGCGGCCCACGACCCGGCTCGGCGAGATCGGCGGCCCGGTGGGCGACCGGCTGGTGCGGCTCGCCGCGACCCGGGCCCGCCGGTGGGCGGTCTGGGTGAGCGCGCTGTCGGCGAAGGACGTCGCGGCCGCTGAGGGTGAGCGCGCCGGTGTCGAGGCGCTGCGCGGGGTGCTCGACGAGCTCGCCGGCGACCCGGAGACCGCTCCCTGGCCGTCGGCGGCGAAGCCGGACGGGGAGCCGACGCTGATCGCCGACATGGTCGCTCGGCTGCGCGCCGACCACCTCGCCGTGCGCACCGACCTCGACCTGCGCGAGCACCCGGTGGCCTTCGTCGTCGCCGACCCCGAGGACGGGGGCCGCTTCACCCTGGCCGTGGACATCGACGGGCCGCCCGCGGACGACCTGGCGGCGGCACGCGAGCACGGTCGACGCCGTCAGGAACGGCTCGAGGAGCTGGGCTGGGCCTACCTGCGGCTGTGGTCGACCGAGGTCTATGCCGACCCGGCGCGGCAGGAGGCCCGGATCGCGCACGCGATGCGTGCCGCCCGGCAGGCGCGGGACGACGCGTGA
- a CDS encoding LUD domain-containing protein, with the protein MNARDEVLASVRAALGGRERPQVPVDRGYRQRTVGAAGTRPAGSAPTTPAELVDLFADRVADYRAEVVRCAEAELGEAVAVQLAGVTRVVVPAGLGIDLAVGSDVEVLADDGLSRADLDATGAVVTTATVGIAETGTIVLDHGPGQGRRALTLLPDRHVCVVREDQVVVGVVEAVAALDPARPQTWISGPSATSDIELSRVEGVHGPRDLRVVVVGA; encoded by the coding sequence GTGAACGCGCGGGACGAGGTGCTCGCGTCGGTGCGGGCCGCGCTCGGTGGGCGGGAGCGGCCGCAGGTGCCGGTGGACCGTGGCTATCGGCAGCGGACGGTGGGCGCGGCGGGCACGAGGCCGGCCGGGTCGGCGCCGACGACGCCAGCCGAGCTCGTGGACCTCTTCGCCGACCGGGTGGCTGACTACCGGGCGGAGGTGGTGCGGTGCGCCGAGGCGGAGCTGGGGGAGGCCGTGGCCGTCCAGCTGGCGGGTGTGACGCGGGTCGTGGTGCCTGCGGGGCTGGGCATCGACCTGGCGGTCGGGTCGGACGTCGAGGTGCTGGCCGACGACGGGCTATCCCGCGCCGACCTGGACGCGACCGGTGCGGTGGTGACGACCGCGACGGTGGGCATCGCCGAGACCGGGACGATCGTCCTGGACCACGGGCCGGGCCAGGGGCGGCGGGCCCTGACGCTGCTGCCCGACCGGCACGTCTGCGTGGTGCGTGAGGACCAGGTCGTGGTCGGTGTGGTCGAGGCGGTGGCGGCGCTGGACCCGGCCCGCCCGCAGACATGGATCAGCGGTCCGTCGGCCACCAGCGACATCGAGCTGAGCCGGGTCGAAGGGGTGCACGGCCCCCGCGACCTGCGGGTCGTGGTCGTGGGGGCGTAG
- a CDS encoding MscL family protein → MKGFKDFLMRGNLVEIAVGLIIATAFAAVVTAFTELLTAVISKLFGGPPEIGSITIAEINVGPFINAVIAFIMMAGIVYFGVVKPYQAMRERFVQEDEETTDEQAEILREIRDELRAGRGNA, encoded by the coding sequence ATGAAGGGTTTCAAGGACTTCCTCATGCGCGGCAATCTCGTCGAGATTGCCGTCGGTCTGATCATCGCGACCGCGTTCGCCGCGGTCGTCACCGCGTTCACCGAGCTGCTGACCGCGGTCATCAGCAAGCTCTTCGGCGGCCCGCCGGAGATCGGCAGCATCACCATCGCCGAGATCAACGTCGGCCCGTTCATCAATGCCGTCATCGCCTTCATCATGATGGCCGGCATCGTCTACTTCGGCGTCGTGAAGCCCTACCAGGCGATGCGCGAGCGCTTCGTCCAGGAGGACGAGGAGACCACCGACGAGCAGGCCGAGATCCTGCGCGAGATCCGCGACGAGCTGCGCGCGGGCCGCGGCAACGCCTGA
- a CDS encoding (Fe-S)-binding protein, which produces MRVGLLTTCLGDAMFPEAPRATVRLLRRLGVDVEVPEAQTCCGQPMVNTGYLDEAVPALRTFAEAFDGYDAVVVPSGSCAGSVRHQHRLVAERSGDPALRAAVARTGPVTYELSELLVDVLGVIDVGAHFPHRVTYHPTCHSLRMLRVGDRPWRLLQAVRSIDLVELPMAAECCGFGGTFAVKNADVSVAMGADKARHVRETGAEVLVAGDASCLMHIGGLLSRQRSGVRTMHLAEVLASTADEPAGAVR; this is translated from the coding sequence ATGAGGGTCGGGCTGCTGACCACCTGCCTGGGGGACGCGATGTTCCCCGAGGCGCCGCGGGCCACGGTGCGGCTGCTGCGCCGGCTCGGGGTGGACGTCGAGGTGCCCGAGGCCCAGACGTGCTGCGGTCAGCCGATGGTCAACACCGGCTACCTCGACGAGGCGGTGCCGGCGCTGCGCACCTTCGCCGAGGCCTTCGACGGCTACGACGCGGTGGTCGTGCCGTCCGGCTCGTGCGCCGGGTCGGTGCGTCACCAGCACCGGCTGGTGGCCGAGCGCTCCGGCGACCCGGCGCTGCGGGCGGCGGTGGCACGGACCGGTCCGGTGACCTACGAGCTGTCCGAGCTGCTCGTCGACGTGCTCGGGGTGATCGACGTCGGCGCCCACTTCCCGCACCGGGTGACCTACCACCCGACGTGCCACTCGCTGCGGATGCTGCGGGTCGGCGATCGCCCGTGGCGGCTGCTGCAGGCGGTGCGCAGCATCGACCTCGTCGAGCTGCCGATGGCTGCCGAGTGCTGCGGCTTCGGCGGGACCTTCGCGGTGAAGAACGCCGACGTCTCGGTGGCGATGGGCGCCGACAAGGCGCGGCACGTGCGCGAGACCGGGGCCGAGGTGCTCGTCGCCGGGGACGCCTCCTGCCTCATGCACATCGGTGGGCTGCTCTCCCGGCAGCGCAGCGGGGTGCGCACCATGCACCTGGCCGAGGTGCTCGCCTCGACCGCGGACGAGCCGGCCGGAGCAGTCCGGTGA